From one Butyricimonas faecihominis genomic stretch:
- a CDS encoding RloB domain-containing protein, translated as MARKINSRQTRQLQKRVVGAGLTEFWYLKHLKPLLDLKFELYPRLFGNESMGEINKLIEEGLNDDAEVICFFDEDVMRWDQVEGKRIKELHCKYDNNSRVTLACSMPSIEYWFLLHYEKTNRHLATSRDAISSLRRYIVQFDKKENFLKHQKWVAELIKDNKMDHAMQRAEVLGRSGTSYSDIWKAIKVMK; from the coding sequence ATGGCACGCAAGATTAATTCTCGACAAACTCGGCAACTACAGAAACGTGTGGTTGGAGCAGGACTTACTGAATTTTGGTATTTAAAGCACCTCAAGCCACTACTTGACTTGAAGTTTGAGCTATACCCTCGTCTATTTGGTAATGAATCCATGGGGGAGATAAACAAACTCATCGAGGAGGGACTTAATGATGACGCAGAAGTAATATGCTTCTTCGATGAAGATGTCATGCGATGGGATCAAGTAGAAGGAAAACGTATAAAGGAATTGCATTGTAAATACGATAATAATTCCCGTGTAACGCTTGCATGTAGTATGCCCTCTATTGAATATTGGTTTTTACTTCACTACGAAAAGACCAATCGTCACCTTGCCACCTCTCGTGACGCAATCAGTTCCTTGCGCAGATACATTGTCCAGTTCGACAAAAAGGAAAATTTTCTCAAGCATCAAAAGTGGGTTGCCGAACTAATTAAAGACAACAAAATGGATCATGCTATGCAACGAGCAGAAGTACTAGGCAGAAGCGGGACATCATATTCTGATATATGGAAGGCTATCAAGGTGATGAAGTAA
- a CDS encoding 3-hydroxybutyryl-CoA dehydrogenase: MKICVVGTGTMGNGIAQTFAQAGHDVLLKGRSEASLGKAHKAIEKSLSKLVEKGKMEAAEKEAINARIKDTMAYEDCKDADLVIEVVAEDMATKNEIFKTLDAICKPEAILATNTSSLSITEIAAATSRPEKVIGMHFFNPVPMMKLVEVIKGQLTSQEVHDKVMAIAAEVGKTPVSVNEAPGFVVNRILIPMVNEGIGIYADGVATKEEIDEAMKLGANHPMGPLALGDLIGLDVCLAIMEVLYNEFGDSKYRPHPLLRKMVRANLLGRKTGIGFYDYRK, translated from the coding sequence ATGAAAATTTGCGTTGTAGGTACAGGTACGATGGGTAATGGTATTGCCCAAACCTTTGCTCAAGCCGGGCATGACGTGTTGTTAAAAGGTCGTTCAGAGGCATCTTTAGGTAAAGCTCACAAGGCTATCGAGAAGAGCCTTTCCAAGTTGGTAGAAAAAGGCAAGATGGAAGCTGCCGAGAAGGAGGCTATCAATGCCCGCATCAAGGACACTATGGCATACGAAGATTGTAAAGATGCCGATTTGGTGATCGAGGTGGTTGCCGAGGATATGGCAACCAAGAACGAGATATTCAAAACGTTGGATGCGATCTGCAAGCCGGAAGCTATCCTGGCCACGAATACTTCTTCGCTTTCTATCACGGAAATTGCTGCCGCAACCAGCCGCCCGGAGAAAGTGATCGGTATGCACTTCTTTAACCCGGTGCCGATGATGAAATTGGTTGAGGTGATTAAAGGGCAGTTGACTTCTCAGGAGGTTCACGACAAGGTGATGGCAATCGCTGCAGAAGTGGGTAAAACCCCGGTAAGCGTGAACGAGGCTCCCGGTTTCGTGGTAAATAGAATCCTGATCCCGATGGTAAACGAGGGTATTGGAATTTACGCTGACGGTGTTGCTACCAAGGAAGAGATTGACGAGGCCATGAAATTAGGGGCTAACCACCCGATGGGACCTTTGGCATTGGGAGACTTGATCGGTTTGGACGTGTGTCTGGCTATCATGGAAGTGCTGTATAATGAATTCGGTGATTCCAAGTATCGCCCTCACCCGTTATTACGGAAGATGGTTCGTGCCAACTTGTTGGGACGTAAGACCGGAATCGGTTTCTATGATTACAGGAAATAA